A window of Clavibacter michiganensis contains these coding sequences:
- a CDS encoding aldo/keto reductase → MTDPTPTTTTAPGWAVLGPGSIARRFLSQLPASERDARLVAAGSSSAERAEAFATEAADHGFADVMGADYDAVLADPAVDAVYISTVHTGHADLVIRALDAGKAVLCEKPLAVNHGTAMALVDAARTAGLPLVEAYMYRFHPQTAALLELLREGVIGEVAHVDASFSFRIGSRTGRLYDTATAGGGILDVGGYTVTAAAAVVQAATGIAVAEPLTLEVDGTVGPTGVDEWSVARVAYRGGAGQPGITATLRTGVALDEPQALTILGSKGRIHLSDPWTLGDAPTIEVSVVGEEPRTLTFAGAKPYAIEADATTDALAAGLGEAAQMTLDETLATARTLDRWRAALELRYPFEAEDADIPTVSGRPLAVRDDSPMLYGEIPGVGKRMSRLVMGVDNQPDLAHASAIFDHFVEQGGNAFDTGYIYGGGVLEGRLGKWIQNRGIREDVVVITKGAHTPHCDPESLTSQLLESLDRQGTDYADIYLMHRDNLEVPVGEFVDVMDEHQRAGRIRSYGVSNWTPERFDEAQAYAKANGRAGFQALSDHFGLAEAYDVPWAGCVHVTDPASKAWLEERQIPLLPWSSQARGFFTGRARPDDLSDPELVRCYYGDDNFERLRRAEQLGAEHGVQATAIALAYVLAQPFPTFPLFGPRTITEVRSSMRGLSVELTPEQVAWLDLRG, encoded by the coding sequence ATGACCGACCCCACCCCGACCACCACGACCGCACCCGGCTGGGCGGTCCTCGGACCGGGCAGCATCGCCCGCCGCTTCCTCTCCCAGCTCCCCGCGAGCGAGCGCGACGCGCGTCTCGTCGCCGCCGGCAGCTCCAGCGCCGAGCGGGCCGAGGCCTTCGCGACGGAGGCGGCCGACCACGGCTTCGCCGACGTCATGGGCGCCGACTACGACGCCGTCCTCGCGGATCCCGCCGTCGACGCCGTCTACATCTCCACCGTGCACACCGGACACGCCGACCTCGTGATCCGCGCGCTCGACGCCGGCAAGGCCGTCCTCTGCGAGAAGCCGCTCGCCGTCAACCACGGCACCGCGATGGCGCTCGTCGACGCGGCCCGGACGGCTGGCCTCCCGCTCGTCGAGGCGTACATGTACCGCTTCCACCCGCAGACCGCCGCGCTCCTCGAGCTGCTGCGCGAGGGCGTCATCGGCGAGGTCGCCCACGTCGACGCGTCCTTCTCCTTCCGCATCGGATCCCGCACCGGCCGCCTCTACGACACCGCGACCGCGGGCGGCGGGATCCTCGACGTCGGCGGCTACACCGTCACCGCCGCGGCCGCCGTCGTGCAGGCCGCGACCGGGATCGCCGTCGCCGAGCCGCTCACGCTCGAGGTGGACGGAACGGTCGGCCCGACCGGCGTCGACGAGTGGTCCGTCGCCCGGGTGGCCTACCGCGGCGGCGCCGGGCAGCCGGGCATCACCGCGACGCTCCGCACGGGCGTCGCGCTCGACGAGCCGCAGGCGCTCACGATCCTGGGGTCGAAGGGCCGCATCCACCTCAGCGACCCGTGGACCCTCGGCGACGCGCCCACCATCGAGGTGTCCGTCGTCGGCGAGGAGCCGCGCACGCTCACGTTCGCGGGCGCGAAGCCGTACGCGATCGAGGCCGACGCCACGACCGACGCCCTCGCGGCCGGACTCGGCGAGGCCGCGCAGATGACGCTCGACGAGACGCTCGCCACCGCCCGCACGCTCGACCGCTGGCGCGCCGCGCTGGAGCTGCGCTACCCGTTCGAGGCCGAGGACGCCGACATCCCCACGGTCTCCGGCCGACCCCTCGCGGTCCGCGACGACAGCCCGATGCTCTACGGCGAGATCCCCGGCGTCGGCAAGCGCATGTCGCGCCTCGTCATGGGCGTCGACAACCAGCCCGACCTCGCGCATGCGTCCGCGATCTTCGACCACTTCGTCGAGCAGGGCGGCAACGCGTTCGACACCGGGTACATCTACGGCGGCGGCGTGCTCGAGGGCCGCCTCGGGAAGTGGATCCAGAACCGCGGCATCCGCGAGGACGTCGTCGTGATCACCAAGGGCGCCCACACCCCGCACTGCGACCCCGAGTCGCTCACGAGCCAGCTGCTCGAGAGCCTCGACCGCCAGGGCACCGACTACGCCGACATCTACCTCATGCACCGCGACAACCTCGAGGTGCCGGTGGGGGAGTTCGTCGACGTGATGGACGAGCACCAGCGCGCCGGGCGGATCCGCTCCTACGGCGTCTCCAACTGGACGCCGGAGCGCTTCGACGAGGCGCAGGCGTACGCGAAGGCCAACGGCCGCGCGGGCTTCCAGGCGCTGAGCGACCACTTCGGCCTGGCCGAGGCGTACGACGTGCCGTGGGCGGGATGCGTGCACGTCACGGATCCCGCCTCCAAGGCGTGGCTCGAGGAGCGGCAGATCCCGCTGCTGCCGTGGTCGTCGCAGGCGCGCGGCTTCTTCACGGGCCGCGCCCGCCCCGACGACCTGAGCGACCCGGAGCTCGTGCGCTGCTACTACGGCGACGACAACTTCGAGCGCCTGCGTCGCGCCGAGCAGCTGGGCGCGGAGCACGGCGTGCAGGCGACGGCGATCGCGCTCGCCTACGTGCTCGCGCAGCCGTTCCCGACCTTCCCGCTCTTCGGCCCGCGCACCATCACGGAGGTCCGCTCCTCGATGCGCGGCCTGTCCGTCGAGCTCACCCCGGAGCAGGTGGCGTGGCTGGACCTGCGCGGCTGA
- a CDS encoding transcriptional regulator — protein MAAPAPEFDAVIHAPQRLQICALLARAGEIEFGTLRDALAVSDATLSKHLKTLSESAIVESRRVQQPRGQARTWVALTKDGRRRLAAHFAFLQGLDPGAAAEG, from the coding sequence GTGGCCGCGCCCGCGCCGGAGTTCGACGCGGTCATCCACGCACCCCAGCGGCTGCAGATCTGCGCGCTGCTCGCCCGGGCCGGGGAGATCGAGTTCGGCACCCTCCGCGACGCGCTCGCCGTGTCCGACGCCACCCTCAGCAAGCACCTCAAGACCCTGTCCGAGTCCGCGATCGTCGAGTCCCGTCGCGTGCAGCAGCCGCGCGGCCAGGCCCGCACGTGGGTCGCGCTCACGAAGGACGGGCGGCGGCGGCTGGCCGCGCACTTCGCCTTCCTGCAGGGGCTGGATCCGGGCGCTGCGGCCGAGGGGTGA
- a CDS encoding MarR family winged helix-turn-helix transcriptional regulator, whose product MSELPGKGGARDLDGAAVGAAMERAVLAITRWASRPDVRRRMLADEGEAFSSTDTWLLAHLAECGATRMRVLADWQGVDKSTMTAHVRRLEERGLVIREPDPDDRRAVLVRATPDAERVLDRNSATARALLGELVGEWSARERMELTRLLGRLVAEIEAEGADR is encoded by the coding sequence GTGAGCGAGCTCCCAGGCAAGGGCGGCGCGCGGGATCTCGACGGCGCGGCCGTCGGGGCGGCGATGGAGCGCGCGGTCCTCGCCATCACCCGCTGGGCGTCGCGGCCCGACGTGCGCCGGCGCATGCTCGCCGACGAGGGCGAGGCGTTCTCCTCCACCGACACCTGGCTCCTCGCCCACCTCGCCGAGTGCGGGGCGACCCGGATGCGCGTCCTCGCCGACTGGCAGGGCGTCGACAAGTCGACGATGACCGCGCACGTGCGCCGCCTCGAGGAGCGGGGCCTCGTGATCCGCGAGCCCGACCCCGACGACCGGCGCGCCGTCCTCGTGCGCGCGACGCCCGACGCCGAGCGGGTGCTCGACCGCAACTCCGCCACGGCCCGCGCGCTCCTCGGCGAGCTCGTGGGGGAGTGGTCCGCGCGCGAGCGGATGGAGCTGACCCGGCTGCTCGGGCGGCTCGTCGCGGAGATCGAGGCGGAGGGCGCGGATCGGTGA
- a CDS encoding general stress protein translates to MSTPSTDPRAHAVPVTPREVIASYTEYADAQAAVDTLSDKEFPVASTQIVGHDVRTVETVTGRVTNGSAAVRGAAGGAWFGLMLGLLFGIFTPGVAWLGVLLVAVGIGALWGALFGFVGHYATRGKRDFASIQTLTASRYDVLVDSARAAEASRILFDTTGAPRA, encoded by the coding sequence ATGTCCACCCCGAGCACCGACCCCCGCGCGCACGCCGTCCCGGTCACGCCCCGCGAGGTGATCGCGAGCTACACCGAGTACGCCGACGCGCAGGCCGCCGTCGACACGCTGTCCGACAAGGAGTTCCCCGTCGCCTCGACGCAGATCGTGGGCCACGACGTCCGCACCGTCGAGACCGTGACGGGCCGGGTCACCAACGGCAGCGCCGCGGTGCGCGGAGCCGCGGGCGGCGCGTGGTTCGGCCTCATGCTGGGCCTCCTCTTCGGCATCTTCACGCCCGGCGTCGCGTGGCTCGGCGTCCTCCTCGTCGCGGTCGGCATCGGCGCGCTCTGGGGCGCGCTGTTCGGCTTCGTCGGCCACTACGCCACGCGCGGCAAGCGCGACTTCGCCTCGATCCAGACGCTGACGGCCAGCCGCTACGACGTGCTGGTCGACAGCGCGCGGGCCGCCGAGGCCTCGCGCATCCTGTTCGACACGACGGGCGCGCCGCGCGCCTGA
- a CDS encoding acetyltransferase: MSAEPVIVRSDDPRAAELLAAGRIVTARSWGAQLDAADVDPARLRTLVDRVAGSAVLRELGPDDVGAILALDAATLDDYPGGPATRHAGLTSDSARVPAPGRRGYGAFDASGALLAMTFVDLDPSGRAAETDVTVVDAAHRGRGLGTAVKAASVLALLEVGVTSFRTGGSSENAAIVAAGASLGYRVDEEWLTLEAPEDAPRT, from the coding sequence ATGAGCGCCGAGCCCGTCATCGTCCGTTCCGACGACCCGCGGGCGGCGGAGCTGCTCGCCGCCGGTCGGATCGTGACCGCCCGGTCGTGGGGCGCGCAGCTCGACGCGGCGGACGTGGATCCCGCCCGCCTGCGCACGCTGGTCGACCGGGTCGCCGGGTCCGCCGTGCTCCGCGAGCTGGGCCCGGACGACGTCGGTGCGATCCTCGCGCTCGACGCCGCGACGCTCGACGACTACCCGGGCGGCCCGGCCACCCGCCACGCGGGCCTCACGTCCGACTCCGCCCGCGTCCCGGCGCCCGGCCGCCGCGGCTACGGCGCGTTCGACGCGAGCGGCGCGCTCCTCGCGATGACGTTCGTCGACCTGGATCCCTCGGGCCGCGCCGCCGAGACCGACGTGACGGTCGTCGACGCCGCCCACCGCGGGCGCGGCCTCGGCACGGCCGTGAAGGCGGCGTCCGTGCTGGCGCTCCTCGAGGTGGGCGTGACGTCGTTCCGCACCGGAGGGTCGAGCGAGAACGCGGCGATCGTCGCGGCCGGCGCGTCTCTCGGCTACCGCGTCGACGAGGAGTGGCTCACGCTCGAGGCGCCCGAGGACGCACCCCGTACGTGA
- a CDS encoding nucleotidyltransferase domain-containing protein: MTDSADAGPLLGLDDDAFLEFAADALASVTGARGVALGGSRAQGANRPDSDWDVAVYYRGSFDPDGLRALGWPGTLSARGGWGPVFDGGGALHVDGRTVDVHYRDLDAIEAVHEEALAGRFTIETLLYHQAGLPSTILLAEVGVNRALRGEVPAFEYPPALRASAPGIWWQRAELTLHYAREGHARHGRVAQCAGLLSEAACSAAHAILAHRGEWITNEKQLLTRAGLRGVDAVVGRMGAEPVELLRAVDAVEVLLVDAVRRDGIAGGG, translated from the coding sequence GTGACGGACTCCGCTGACGCCGGGCCGCTCCTCGGCCTCGACGACGACGCGTTCCTCGAGTTCGCCGCCGACGCGCTCGCGTCCGTGACCGGTGCGCGGGGAGTCGCGCTCGGCGGATCCCGCGCCCAGGGAGCGAACCGGCCCGACAGCGACTGGGACGTGGCCGTCTACTACCGCGGCTCCTTCGACCCCGACGGCCTGCGCGCGCTCGGCTGGCCCGGCACCCTCAGCGCGCGCGGCGGCTGGGGCCCGGTCTTCGACGGCGGCGGCGCGCTGCACGTCGACGGCCGGACGGTCGACGTCCACTACCGCGACCTCGACGCGATCGAGGCCGTGCACGAGGAGGCGCTCGCCGGCCGCTTCACCATCGAGACGCTGCTCTACCACCAGGCGGGCCTGCCGAGCACGATCCTGCTGGCCGAGGTCGGCGTGAACCGTGCCCTCCGCGGCGAGGTCCCGGCGTTCGAGTACCCGCCGGCGCTGCGCGCATCCGCGCCCGGGATCTGGTGGCAGCGGGCCGAGCTGACGCTGCACTACGCCCGCGAGGGCCACGCCCGCCACGGCCGGGTCGCGCAGTGCGCCGGGCTCCTGTCCGAGGCGGCATGCTCCGCGGCGCACGCGATCCTCGCCCACCGCGGCGAGTGGATCACGAACGAGAAGCAGCTGCTGACGCGCGCGGGGCTCCGTGGAGTGGACGCGGTCGTGGGGCGCATGGGTGCCGAGCCCGTGGAGCTGCTCCGTGCGGTCGACGCGGTCGAGGTCCTTCTCGTCGACGCGGTGCGGCGGGACGGGATCGCGGGCGGGGGTTGA
- a CDS encoding ThiF family adenylyltransferase produces the protein MGGQSRIDQARVLVIGAGGLGSPVLQYLAAAGIGTLGIVDDDAVDLSNLQRQTIHGTPDVGRPKTSSAADSVHRTDPGIEVVEHAERLTADNAIRILSGYDVVVDATDNFATRYLISDAAALVGVPCVWGSVYRWDAQVTVFWDAAPDGRGIDYRDVFPEPPADGAVLSCEEAGVFGAVCGTVGALMATEVIKLVTGAGTPLVGRVVVLDALAGTSRTIGVKRAKGRQRVTALADYDLFCGVGAASDGTELDAEEVERILASDEEVVLLDVREPDERLVDSIPGHVAVPVRIVTVDPGAVPGAITDRVIVYCASGVRSRAAAAALREAGRDAVSLRGGIQAWRSVAGRA, from the coding sequence ATGGGGGGTCAGTCCCGCATCGACCAGGCGCGCGTGCTCGTGATCGGCGCGGGCGGCCTCGGTTCCCCCGTGCTGCAGTACCTGGCCGCGGCGGGGATCGGGACCTTGGGAATCGTAGACGACGATGCTGTGGACCTCTCCAACCTCCAGCGCCAGACCATCCACGGCACGCCCGACGTCGGCCGGCCGAAGACCTCGTCAGCGGCGGATTCCGTGCACCGCACCGACCCCGGCATCGAGGTCGTGGAGCACGCGGAGCGGCTCACGGCCGACAACGCCATCCGGATCCTCAGCGGATACGACGTGGTCGTCGACGCCACCGACAACTTCGCCACGCGCTACCTCATCAGCGACGCGGCGGCCCTGGTCGGCGTGCCGTGCGTGTGGGGATCCGTGTACCGATGGGACGCGCAGGTCACCGTCTTCTGGGACGCGGCCCCCGACGGCCGCGGCATCGACTACCGCGACGTGTTCCCCGAGCCGCCTGCCGACGGCGCCGTCCTCTCCTGCGAGGAGGCGGGCGTGTTCGGCGCGGTCTGCGGCACGGTCGGTGCGCTCATGGCGACCGAGGTCATCAAGCTCGTCACGGGCGCGGGGACGCCGCTCGTCGGCCGGGTCGTCGTGCTGGACGCGCTCGCCGGCACCAGCCGCACCATCGGCGTCAAGCGCGCGAAGGGCCGCCAGCGTGTCACGGCGCTCGCCGACTACGACCTGTTCTGCGGCGTGGGCGCGGCCTCCGACGGCACCGAGCTCGACGCGGAGGAGGTGGAGCGGATCCTCGCCTCCGACGAGGAGGTGGTGCTCCTCGACGTGCGCGAGCCCGACGAGCGCCTCGTCGACTCCATCCCCGGCCACGTCGCGGTGCCGGTGCGCATCGTCACGGTGGATCCGGGCGCGGTGCCCGGCGCGATCACCGACCGCGTGATCGTCTACTGCGCATCGGGCGTGCGCTCGCGGGCTGCCGCGGCGGCCCTGCGCGAGGCGGGGCGCGACGCGGTGAGCCTGCGTGGCGGGATCCAGGCGTGGCGCAGCGTGGCGGGGCGGGCGTGA
- a CDS encoding glycosyltransferase family 39 protein, translating to MTDLRTDGGRGRASTGPSVRRPADGPRGGRPSGPLGRFHHRRWGDAWLIGLLGFLLALPLAGAPSVWYDEAATVISATRGWDDLLRELSTVDAVHGLYYAGMKVWFELVGYSPTSLRFPSAVFIGLAAAGVVLLTRTISTRATGIVAGLVFVVIPRSAWMGTEGRSFALGTLIAVALTVAFVLAARRAGSRWQVQARWWALYGLLAWLGASTFVYLALLVGAHGVVILWAIASARVGRRSRRPMVVSLLGWALASIAAGLLSLPLVRVVTEQSGQVGWIKPIGPNTITQVVSTQLFYQNDVFALLAWALALVGLALLVRRGIRLVRARRASRLEPEGALAEFESAYLHAGWSPTILQLAVVWFVVPTLLLIGASTLMSPLYSPRYMAYTAPAFAMLMAVGILALRWKPLVAAVTAVLVALSVMQLVHDRTTTVKADSDWAAIARIVSEERAQEAPGTTEAVIFGPVRRHPKATSRIVAYSYPDAFRGMDDILLRTPPGDTDGLWEETYPLADRVDEVDGADVVWLVTSDKQDIRDDVAEALTPRGFAKTDDWHVMNANVERYERVAAG from the coding sequence ATGACAGACCTCCGTACGGACGGCGGACGCGGACGCGCGTCGACCGGACCCAGCGTACGACGGCCCGCCGACGGTCCCCGCGGCGGGCGCCCGTCCGGCCCCCTCGGCCGCTTCCACCACCGCCGCTGGGGCGACGCCTGGCTCATCGGCCTCCTCGGCTTCCTGCTCGCGCTCCCCCTCGCCGGCGCCCCCTCCGTCTGGTACGACGAGGCGGCCACCGTGATCTCGGCCACGCGCGGCTGGGACGACCTCCTTCGCGAGCTCAGCACGGTCGACGCCGTGCACGGCCTCTACTACGCGGGCATGAAGGTGTGGTTCGAGCTCGTCGGCTACTCGCCCACGTCGCTGCGCTTCCCGAGCGCGGTGTTCATCGGCCTGGCCGCCGCCGGCGTGGTGCTCCTCACCCGCACGATCTCCACGCGCGCCACCGGCATCGTCGCGGGGCTGGTCTTCGTCGTCATCCCCCGCTCGGCCTGGATGGGCACGGAAGGCCGCTCGTTCGCGCTCGGCACCCTCATCGCGGTCGCGCTCACCGTCGCGTTCGTGCTCGCCGCCCGCCGCGCCGGATCCCGCTGGCAGGTGCAGGCGAGGTGGTGGGCGCTCTACGGGCTGCTCGCCTGGCTCGGCGCCTCCACCTTCGTGTACCTCGCGCTGCTGGTCGGCGCGCACGGCGTCGTGATCCTCTGGGCCATCGCCTCCGCGCGCGTCGGCCGCCGCAGTCGCCGGCCGATGGTCGTGTCGCTGCTCGGCTGGGCGCTCGCCTCCATCGCGGCAGGACTGCTCTCGCTGCCGCTCGTGCGCGTGGTGACGGAGCAGTCGGGCCAGGTCGGCTGGATCAAGCCCATCGGCCCGAACACGATCACGCAGGTCGTCTCGACCCAGCTCTTCTACCAGAACGACGTCTTCGCGCTCCTCGCCTGGGCGCTCGCGCTCGTGGGCCTCGCGCTGCTGGTGCGCCGCGGGATCCGCCTGGTGCGCGCCCGCCGCGCCTCGCGCCTCGAGCCGGAGGGGGCCCTCGCCGAGTTCGAGTCGGCGTACCTGCACGCCGGGTGGTCGCCGACGATCCTGCAGCTCGCGGTCGTCTGGTTCGTCGTGCCGACCCTGCTGCTCATCGGCGCATCCACCCTCATGTCGCCTCTGTACTCGCCGCGCTACATGGCGTACACGGCGCCCGCGTTCGCGATGCTCATGGCGGTCGGGATCCTCGCGCTCCGCTGGAAGCCGCTCGTCGCCGCCGTCACGGCCGTGCTCGTCGCGCTGTCGGTGATGCAGCTCGTGCACGACCGCACCACCACCGTGAAGGCCGACTCCGACTGGGCCGCCATCGCGCGGATCGTGTCGGAGGAGCGCGCGCAGGAGGCCCCCGGCACGACCGAGGCCGTGATCTTCGGACCCGTGCGCCGCCACCCGAAGGCGACCTCGCGCATCGTCGCGTACTCGTACCCGGACGCGTTCCGCGGTATGGACGACATCCTGCTGCGAACCCCGCCCGGCGACACCGACGGCCTCTGGGAGGAGACCTACCCGCTCGCCGACCGGGTCGACGAGGTCGACGGCGCCGACGTCGTGTGGCTCGTCACGAGCGACAAGCAGGACATCCGGGACGACGTGGCCGAGGCCCTCACCCCGCGCGGCTTTGCCAAGACCGACGACTGGCACGTGATGAACGCGAACGTCGAGCGCTACGAGCGGGTCGCGGCGGGCTGA